In the genome of Chlamydia trachomatis A/HAR-13, one region contains:
- the rplR gene encoding 50S ribosomal protein L18, whose amino-acid sequence MESSLYKKTSGKARRALRVRKALKGCSLKPRLSVVKTNKHVYVQLIDDVEGKTLASISTLAKVAKTSGLTRKNQDNAKALGIKIAELGKGLQVDRVVFDRGAHKYHGVVAMVADGAREGGLQF is encoded by the coding sequence ATGGAAAGCTCTTTATATAAGAAAACTTCGGGGAAAGCTCGTAGAGCTTTAAGAGTGCGGAAAGCCTTAAAGGGATGTTCTTTAAAGCCCAGATTATCCGTTGTAAAGACAAATAAGCATGTTTATGTGCAGCTGATTGATGATGTTGAAGGGAAAACTTTAGCATCTATTTCAACTTTGGCTAAGGTTGCAAAAACTTCTGGATTAACTAGAAAAAATCAGGATAATGCCAAAGCTTTGGGAATAAAAATTGCTGAATTAGGGAAAGGCCTTCAAGTAGATCGAGTTGTTTTCGATCGAGGAGCTCATAAGTATCATGGTGTAGTAGCTATGGTTGCTGATGGAGCCAGAGAGGGTGGATTACAGTTTTAA
- the rplF gene encoding 50S ribosomal protein L6 — protein MSRKARDPIVLPQGVEVSIQNDEISVKGPKGSLTQVLAKEVEIAVKGNEVFVTPAAHVVDRPGRIQGLYWALIANMVKGVHTGFEKRLEMIGVGFRAAVQGSLLDLSIGVSHPTKMPIPTGLEVSVEKNTLISIKGINKQLVGEFATCVRAKRPPEPYKGKGIRYENEYVRRKAGKAAKTGKK, from the coding sequence ATGTCTCGTAAAGCTCGAGACCCTATTGTGCTTCCTCAAGGCGTAGAGGTCTCTATTCAAAATGATGAAATCTCAGTGAAAGGTCCTAAAGGGTCTTTGACGCAGGTATTGGCTAAAGAAGTTGAGATTGCCGTTAAAGGTAATGAGGTGTTTGTTACTCCTGCGGCTCACGTTGTAGATAGACCTGGTCGTATACAAGGGCTTTATTGGGCCTTAATAGCAAATATGGTCAAAGGTGTCCATACTGGATTTGAGAAGCGTTTAGAAATGATCGGAGTCGGCTTCAGAGCTGCAGTACAAGGGTCCTTGTTAGATCTGTCAATAGGGGTTTCTCACCCTACAAAAATGCCTATTCCTACGGGATTAGAAGTCTCTGTTGAGAAAAACACATTGATCTCCATTAAAGGTATCAATAAGCAGTTAGTTGGAGAATTTGCGACTTGTGTTCGTGCAAAACGCCCTCCAGAACCATACAAAGGTAAAGGAATTCGTTACGAAAACGAATATGTTCGTCGTAAGGCTGGGAAAGCAGCGAAAACTGGTAAAAAATAG
- the rpsH gene encoding 30S ribosomal protein S8, giving the protein MGMTSDSIANLLTRIRNALMAEHLYVDIEHSKMLEAIVRILKQHGFVAHFLVKEENRKRLMRVFLRYGEDRRPVIHALKRVSKPSRRVYVSAAKIPYVFGNMGIAVLSTPQGVLEGSVARAKNVGGELLCLVW; this is encoded by the coding sequence ATGGGAATGACGAGTGATTCAATCGCAAATTTATTGACACGGATTCGAAATGCTTTGATGGCAGAGCATTTGTACGTTGATATCGAGCATAGTAAAATGCTTGAAGCAATAGTAAGAATTCTCAAGCAGCACGGGTTCGTTGCTCACTTTTTAGTAAAAGAAGAAAATCGCAAAAGACTAATGAGAGTCTTTTTGCGGTACGGAGAAGATCGCAGACCTGTGATTCATGCTCTTAAGCGTGTGTCTAAACCTTCTAGGAGGGTTTATGTTTCTGCAGCAAAAATTCCTTATGTATTTGGAAATATGGGTATTGCCGTTCTTTCGACTCCTCAAGGGGTTTTAGAAGGCTCTGTAGCAAGGGCTAAGAATGTTGGCGGCGAATTGCTTTGTTTGGTTTGGTAG
- the rplE gene encoding 50S ribosomal protein L5, producing MSRLKKLYTEEIRKTLQDKFQYENVMQIPVLKKIVISMGLAEAAKDKNLFQAHLEELAVISSQKPLVTRARNSIAGFKLREGQGIGAKVTLRGIRMYDFMDRFCNIVSPRIRDFRGFSCKGDGRGCYSFGLDDQQIFPEVDLDRVKRSQGMNITWVTTAQTDAECLTLLECMGLRFKKAQ from the coding sequence ATGAGCAGGTTAAAAAAACTATATACTGAAGAGATAAGAAAGACTCTTCAAGATAAGTTTCAGTATGAAAATGTAATGCAAATCCCTGTTCTTAAGAAGATCGTAATAAGCATGGGGCTTGCAGAGGCTGCAAAGGATAAAAACCTTTTCCAGGCTCATTTAGAGGAATTGGCGGTTATCTCTAGTCAAAAACCTTTGGTAACAAGAGCTAGAAACTCTATCGCAGGCTTCAAGTTACGAGAGGGTCAGGGCATCGGAGCAAAAGTCACTCTACGTGGAATCCGTATGTATGACTTTATGGACCGTTTTTGCAATATTGTCTCCCCAAGAATTCGAGACTTTAGAGGATTCTCTTGTAAAGGAGATGGACGAGGATGTTATTCCTTTGGTTTAGATGATCAGCAAATCTTTCCTGAAGTTGATTTAGATCGTGTTAAACGATCTCAGGGAATGAATATTACTTGGGTAACTACAGCACAAACCGATGCGGAGTGCCTTACCTTGTTAGAGTGTATGGGCTTGCGTTTCAAGAAGGCTCAATAA
- the rplX gene encoding 50S ribosomal protein L24, translating to MKRRSVCVGDTVYVLAGNDKGKQGKVLRCLKDKVVVEGINVRVKNIKRSQENPKGKRINIEAPLHISNVRLSIDNQPARLFVKVREKGRELWNKHSDGSSSLYRSVRERKG from the coding sequence ATGAAGAGACGTAGTGTTTGTGTCGGTGACACTGTTTATGTGCTTGCTGGAAACGACAAAGGTAAGCAAGGGAAAGTTTTACGTTGTTTAAAGGATAAGGTTGTCGTTGAAGGAATCAATGTCCGAGTAAAAAATATTAAACGCTCTCAAGAGAATCCTAAAGGGAAGCGCATTAATATTGAGGCTCCTCTCCATATTTCTAACGTACGTTTAAGTATCGATAATCAGCCTGCTAGACTGTTTGTCAAAGTTAGAGAGAAAGGACGAGAGCTTTGGAATAAGCATTCCGATGGAAGTTCTTCATTATACCGATCGGTAAGAGAGAGAAAGGGTTAA
- the rplN gene encoding 50S ribosomal protein L14 yields the protein MIQQESQLKVADNTGAKKVKCFKVLGGSRRRYATVGDVIVCSVRDVEPDSSVKKGDVVKAVIVRTRNDIHRKDGSTLRFDTNSCVIIDDKGNPKGTRIFGPIAREIRDRGFVKISSLAPEVI from the coding sequence ATGATCCAGCAAGAAAGTCAGTTAAAAGTTGCCGATAATACGGGGGCTAAGAAAGTTAAGTGTTTCAAGGTTCTAGGCGGATCTCGTCGACGTTATGCAACGGTCGGTGATGTGATTGTATGCTCTGTAAGAGATGTTGAGCCTGATAGTTCCGTAAAGAAGGGGGATGTTGTTAAGGCCGTAATCGTACGGACTCGAAACGATATCCATCGTAAAGATGGTTCTACACTAAGATTCGATACGAATAGTTGTGTAATCATCGATGATAAAGGCAATCCTAAAGGAACTAGAATTTTTGGGCCTATAGCAAGGGAGATTCGAGACAGAGGCTTTGTTAAGATTAGCTCTTTGGCTCCCGAGGTGATTTAA
- the rpsQ gene encoding 30S ribosomal protein S17 — protein MASDVRGRRKTKIGVVVSSKMEKTVVVRVERVYSHPQYAKVVRDSSKYYAHNELDVKEGDTVRIQETRPLSKTKRWRVVGRVN, from the coding sequence ATGGCTAGTGATGTGAGAGGCCGTAGAAAGACCAAAATTGGTGTAGTAGTCTCATCAAAAATGGAAAAAACTGTTGTTGTTCGAGTCGAAAGGGTATACTCGCACCCTCAATATGCTAAGGTGGTTAGGGATTCTAGCAAGTATTATGCGCATAATGAGTTGGATGTGAAAGAAGGTGATACTGTTCGAATCCAAGAGACGCGTCCTTTGTCTAAAACGAAGAGATGGCGGGTTGTCGGACGTGTAAATTAG
- the rpmC gene encoding 50S ribosomal protein L29 translates to MGAKKNLLAELREKSSEELDEFIRDNKKALFALRAEAALQNKVVKTHQFSLYKKSIARALTIKQEKKDRVHG, encoded by the coding sequence ATGGGAGCAAAAAAGAATTTATTAGCGGAGCTTAGAGAGAAGAGCTCTGAAGAGTTGGATGAGTTTATTCGTGATAATAAAAAAGCTCTCTTCGCTTTGCGTGCGGAAGCTGCTTTACAGAATAAAGTTGTGAAAACTCATCAGTTTTCTCTGTATAAGAAAAGCATTGCTCGTGCTCTAACAATAAAACAAGAAAAAAAGGATAGAGTCCATGGCTAG
- the rplP gene encoding 50S ribosomal protein L16: MLMPKRTKFRKQQKGQFAGLSKGATFVDFGEFGMQTLERGWITSRQIEACRVAINRYLKRKGKVWIRVFPDKSVTKKPAETRMGKGKGAPDHWVVVVRPGRILFEVANVSKEDAQDALRRAAAKLGIRTRFVKRVERV, translated from the coding sequence ATGTTAATGCCTAAACGAACAAAATTTCGCAAGCAGCAGAAAGGTCAGTTTGCTGGATTGAGTAAGGGAGCAACGTTTGTTGACTTCGGCGAATTTGGAATGCAGACTCTGGAAAGAGGATGGATTACCAGCCGCCAAATTGAGGCATGCAGGGTTGCTATCAACAGATATTTAAAACGTAAAGGGAAAGTTTGGATTCGAGTTTTCCCAGATAAGAGTGTAACGAAAAAACCTGCTGAAACTCGAATGGGTAAAGGTAAGGGAGCTCCTGATCACTGGGTAGTTGTTGTCCGTCCCGGACGTATTTTATTCGAAGTGGCAAACGTTTCGAAAGAAGATGCTCAGGATGCTTTGAGAAGAGCTGCTGCAAAGTTAGGAATTAGAACACGATTTGTTAAGCGTGTGGAAAGGGTATAG
- the rpsC gene encoding 30S ribosomal protein S3: MGQKGCPIGFRTAVTKKWRSLWYGNNQEFGKFLIEDVKIREFLKKKPSCQGAAGFVVKRMSGKIEVTIHTARPGLVIGKKGAEVESLKAELKKLTGKDVWVEIAEVKRPELNAQLVADGIAKQIERRVSFRRAMKKALQSVMDAGALGVKVQVSGRLAGAEIARSEWYKNGRVPLHTLRADIDYATASAETTYGIIGIKVWINLSEKKAVPAANHAGAASTAAA, from the coding sequence ATGGGTCAAAAAGGATGTCCAATAGGGTTCCGCACAGCGGTTACTAAGAAATGGCGATCTTTGTGGTATGGGAATAATCAAGAATTCGGAAAATTTCTCATTGAAGATGTGAAAATTAGAGAATTTTTGAAGAAGAAACCTTCTTGTCAAGGTGCTGCGGGATTCGTTGTTAAACGTATGAGCGGTAAAATTGAAGTTACTATCCATACTGCTAGACCTGGATTAGTAATCGGGAAGAAAGGGGCTGAAGTAGAGTCTCTGAAAGCCGAGCTGAAAAAGCTAACAGGCAAAGATGTTTGGGTTGAGATTGCAGAAGTTAAACGCCCAGAGCTTAACGCTCAGCTCGTCGCAGACGGTATTGCCAAACAGATAGAAAGACGGGTTTCTTTCAGAAGAGCAATGAAAAAGGCTTTGCAATCTGTAATGGATGCAGGTGCTTTGGGAGTAAAAGTTCAGGTTTCTGGTCGTTTAGCTGGAGCTGAGATTGCTCGGTCGGAATGGTATAAGAACGGTCGTGTGCCTCTTCATACGCTCAGAGCAGATATTGATTATGCTACAGCGTCTGCAGAGACTACTTATGGAATTATCGGCATAAAAGTTTGGATTAATCTTAGTGAAAAGAAGGCCGTTCCTGCGGCTAATCATGCAGGTGCTGCTTCAACAGCTGCTGCGTAG
- the rplV gene encoding 50S ribosomal protein L22 produces the protein MFKATARYIRVQPRKARLAAGLMRNRSVVEAQQQLSFSQMKAGRCLKKVLDGAIANAESNENIKRENLCVLEVRVDVGPMFKRMKSKSRGGRAPILKRTSHLTVIVGERGQ, from the coding sequence ATGTTTAAAGCGACAGCCCGATACATACGGGTTCAGCCAAGAAAGGCTCGTTTAGCTGCAGGATTGATGAGAAACCGTAGTGTTGTTGAAGCTCAACAGCAACTCAGCTTTTCTCAGATGAAGGCTGGAAGATGCCTTAAAAAAGTGTTGGATGGCGCTATTGCAAATGCAGAGTCCAATGAAAATATAAAACGTGAAAATCTTTGCGTTCTAGAAGTTCGGGTTGATGTCGGCCCAATGTTCAAAAGAATGAAGTCTAAGAGTCGTGGGGGAAGAGCCCCGATTTTGAAGCGCACGAGTCATCTAACTGTGATTGTTGGCGAGAGAGGGCAGTAG
- the rpsS gene encoding 30S ribosomal protein S19 — translation MSRSLRKGPFVDHHLLKKVRDMNALEKKTPIKTWSRRSMITPEMIGHTFEVHNGRKFLTVFVSETMVGHKLGEFSPTRMFKSHPVKKG, via the coding sequence ATGAGTAGATCGCTAAGAAAAGGTCCTTTTGTTGATCATCACCTTCTCAAAAAGGTCCGAGATATGAACGCTTTGGAGAAGAAAACTCCAATCAAAACGTGGTCTCGTCGTTCTATGATTACCCCTGAAATGATTGGGCACACTTTTGAGGTTCATAATGGCCGTAAATTTTTGACGGTCTTTGTGTCAGAAACTATGGTTGGACACAAGTTGGGAGAGTTCTCTCCAACAAGAATGTTTAAGAGCCATCCCGTTAAAAAAGGGTAA